In Candidatus Nitronauta litoralis, one DNA window encodes the following:
- a CDS encoding TonB-dependent receptor, translated as MRPYITLIVCLSMALLTSHVWAEEKHQITESPKKHFEIHLKEVVVSTPMEETISSSARPVEVLHDEELRLKAASTIGETLKLQPGVHSQSFGPGVGLPVIRGQSGPRVRVLNNGLGANDASQVSPDHASSVNPLTADRIEILRGPATLLYGSGAIGGVVNVIDNRIPRLVPEKLVTGAFEQKFNSVSNETSTAIKLEGGKDYFAYHLDGFYRNNANVDVGGLAIDQARGQVSEPDLMVTRNTNGFIDNSASETRGGTAGFSLVGDSGFFGVSGNFLDNAYGIPPEGTDDGERVQVKLEQNKIDFKGELYNPVSFLEAIKTSMSYTDYEHRETAMNETEAFFQNDTYEGRLEIPHKPLAGFTGVLGVQAISSKFSALAVEDSIFITPPTRTNSIGIFGQESVDVGPVNVKAGVRVEHTSLDPDFAGMMYRSFTPVSASASATWSPNDQHHFRGAFTRSQRAPQVQELFFSGFHEATRAFERGNPNLTEETSNNFDFGYRFDADWVIAEVDLFYNLVDDYIFLGRTGAVVDDAPEVLAQQTQAYFLGYEANLIFPVMDNNHGAVDFTLFSDFTRGRLTNMGDVPQQPPLRWGFQVDHSKGQWSSNLRLTRGEAQNNPGANEANTPSYVLLNLATHYHLLDFHGTDVLLFAKGNNLLDQNIRNSTSFLRNFAPEAGIGAELGVRVNF; from the coding sequence ATGCGACCTTACATTACATTAATAGTTTGCTTAAGTATGGCTCTTTTAACTTCTCACGTCTGGGCCGAAGAAAAACACCAAATAACTGAAAGCCCTAAAAAGCATTTTGAAATCCACCTTAAGGAAGTCGTTGTTTCCACTCCAATGGAAGAAACCATATCCAGCTCTGCAAGACCCGTAGAAGTTTTGCATGATGAGGAGTTAAGGTTGAAAGCCGCTTCCACTATCGGTGAAACTCTGAAACTGCAACCGGGTGTCCACAGCCAATCCTTTGGGCCAGGTGTCGGTTTACCGGTAATCCGCGGACAAAGTGGGCCGCGTGTACGGGTGTTGAACAACGGGCTGGGGGCAAACGATGCATCCCAGGTAAGCCCTGATCACGCCTCTTCAGTAAATCCATTAACGGCAGACCGGATAGAGATTTTACGTGGTCCGGCCACACTTTTATATGGTAGTGGCGCAATTGGTGGTGTGGTCAATGTGATCGACAACAGGATTCCCCGATTGGTTCCAGAAAAACTGGTCACAGGCGCTTTTGAACAAAAGTTTAATTCCGTATCCAATGAAACCTCTACAGCCATCAAATTAGAGGGCGGAAAAGACTATTTTGCCTATCATCTCGACGGTTTTTATCGTAACAACGCGAACGTCGATGTTGGAGGTTTAGCTATAGATCAGGCACGCGGCCAGGTTAGTGAGCCTGATTTAATGGTGACCCGGAATACAAACGGTTTTATCGACAACAGTGCTTCCGAGACCAGAGGCGGAACTGCCGGATTCTCTCTGGTGGGAGATTCAGGGTTTTTCGGTGTTTCTGGCAACTTCCTCGACAATGCCTATGGCATACCGCCGGAAGGAACTGACGACGGTGAACGGGTTCAAGTTAAACTGGAACAAAACAAGATCGACTTCAAGGGGGAATTGTACAATCCGGTCAGCTTCCTCGAAGCAATCAAAACAAGCATGAGTTACACCGATTACGAACATCGGGAAACGGCCATGAACGAAACGGAAGCTTTCTTTCAAAACGATACGTATGAAGGCCGTCTGGAAATTCCTCATAAACCTTTGGCCGGTTTTACAGGAGTGCTCGGGGTACAGGCCATTTCAAGTAAGTTTTCCGCTCTCGCAGTTGAGGACAGCATATTTATAACACCTCCTACCCGGACAAACAGTATTGGTATTTTCGGTCAGGAATCTGTTGATGTTGGCCCAGTCAATGTGAAGGCAGGGGTAAGGGTGGAACACACTTCCTTGGATCCAGACTTTGCTGGAATGATGTATCGCAGCTTTACCCCGGTCAGTGCCTCCGCTTCTGCAACGTGGAGCCCCAACGACCAGCACCATTTTAGAGGCGCTTTCACCCGCTCCCAAAGAGCACCGCAGGTTCAGGAGCTATTCTTTTCAGGATTTCACGAAGCTACCCGCGCTTTTGAGAGAGGTAATCCAAACCTGACCGAAGAAACCTCTAACAACTTTGATTTTGGATACAGATTCGATGCCGACTGGGTCATTGCGGAGGTTGATCTTTTCTACAACCTTGTTGACGATTACATTTTTCTGGGTCGGACAGGCGCTGTCGTCGACGATGCTCCGGAGGTTTTAGCCCAACAGACCCAGGCTTACTTCCTGGGATATGAAGCCAATTTGATATTTCCAGTAATGGACAATAATCACGGGGCAGTAGACTTTACCCTGTTCAGTGACTTTACCCGCGGACGCTTGACCAACATGGGTGATGTCCCACAGCAACCACCGCTGCGATGGGGGTTCCAGGTGGACCATTCCAAGGGGCAATGGAGCTCCAACCTCAGGCTGACACGAGGGGAAGCCCAGAACAATCCAGGGGCCAATGAGGCAAATACGCCCTCTTATGTTCTGCTGAACCTGGCGACGCATTACCATCTTCTTGATTTTCACGGAACGGATGTTCTGCTGTTTGCGAAGGGAAACAATCTTCTGGACCAGAATATACGGAACTCAACTTCGTTTCTTAGAAACTTTGCGCCTGAAGCTGGCATCGGGGCAGAACTGGGAGTACGCGTCAATTTTTAA
- a CDS encoding SpoIIE family protein phosphatase: protein MQNFSEQVADLNEQIKELQLLVHHSLDVIYKVDTDGMLKYVSPSVEKLTGRTVPDWIENANAYVRSIPENLAAIENAIQLARAGKPVPPYRIRYNHPNGKLIWVEIKEQAYKEDGIFAGFIGIARDITDRVKMEEELHRQHILLERELEVATRVHETLIPKNLKTDQLDLALTYRPVSSMGGDYASYFLHDNRLLFIISDVTGHGVPAALLVNRVDSEFKRQASKNKEPGDIMKTLESFIEHQFRGTQMYLSAFCGALEFGSGRLAYSNYGHLPQIVFNPEENKIDLMEAQTTLLGIPVNRGEAPIQDEITLSPQARIFLFTDGVTETKGPEGELFGYDRLQGLIQEHAGLPPERFNKHLLDELTTFKHDDFEDDIFMFHLERTT from the coding sequence TTGCAAAATTTCTCCGAACAAGTTGCTGACCTGAACGAGCAGATAAAGGAACTTCAGTTACTGGTCCACCATTCCCTGGATGTCATTTACAAAGTCGACACGGATGGAATGCTGAAGTATGTATCCCCATCAGTAGAAAAGCTGACCGGACGTACCGTCCCTGACTGGATTGAAAACGCCAACGCCTATGTCCGGTCCATTCCAGAAAACCTCGCTGCCATTGAAAATGCGATCCAGTTGGCCCGTGCGGGGAAACCCGTTCCACCCTATCGTATCCGGTACAACCACCCGAACGGCAAACTCATTTGGGTCGAAATCAAAGAACAGGCTTACAAGGAGGATGGCATCTTCGCGGGGTTTATCGGAATAGCCAGAGACATCACCGACCGCGTCAAAATGGAAGAAGAGTTACACCGACAGCATATTTTGCTGGAAAGGGAACTGGAAGTCGCAACCCGCGTTCACGAAACCCTCATTCCGAAGAACCTCAAAACTGACCAACTGGATCTCGCTCTGACTTATCGTCCTGTTTCAAGCATGGGAGGAGATTACGCCAGTTATTTTCTTCATGACAACCGGTTGCTGTTCATCATCAGTGATGTTACCGGTCATGGCGTTCCGGCAGCACTCCTTGTAAATCGTGTGGACTCGGAATTTAAACGACAGGCCAGCAAGAATAAAGAACCGGGAGATATAATGAAGACGTTGGAATCATTTATCGAGCACCAGTTTCGCGGTACGCAGATGTACCTGAGTGCGTTTTGCGGTGCGCTGGAATTTGGTTCGGGACGACTCGCGTATTCTAACTATGGGCATCTTCCTCAAATCGTTTTTAATCCTGAAGAAAATAAAATCGACTTGATGGAGGCCCAAACCACTCTCCTGGGAATTCCCGTAAACCGCGGCGAAGCCCCGATTCAGGATGAGATCACACTTTCGCCACAGGCCCGGATCTTTTTATTCACAGACGGCGTAACTGAAACAAAGGGGCCGGAAGGAGAATTGTTTGGCTATGACCGGTTACAGGGTTTGATTCAGGAACACGCTGGACTACCACCGGAAAGATTCAACAAACACCTGTTGGATGAACTGACTACCTTCAAGCATGATGACTTCGAAGACGATATTTTTATGTTTCATTTGGAGCGAACAACTTAA
- a CDS encoding NAD(P)-dependent oxidoreductase — translation MKKIGYIGLGIMGASMARNLLCEGFEVIVWNRTESRADVLLNDGAKWAKSPEALADQVELICVNVTDTPDVEAVLFGAGGIAGRSGSSPLVVVDHSTISPEATRGFARRLKDRKIDFLDAPVTGGDIGARDATLSIMVGGEEPVFMRSLPVLKAVGKKITYVGENGAGQLCKACNQIMGALNLLGVCEAMALAQKGGLALNKMLEVTGAGAAGSWALDNLGKQIAEGDMEPGFMVDLMRKDLTIVQKEAAGLDLPLLGAGMVERLFQAASEMGHGQKGTQALSRVVEATGKFKFGERPGE, via the coding sequence ATGAAAAAAATCGGGTATATCGGCCTTGGAATCATGGGGGCGTCGATGGCGCGTAATCTGCTTTGTGAGGGTTTTGAGGTTATTGTTTGGAACAGAACAGAGTCTCGGGCGGATGTGCTGCTAAATGATGGAGCTAAGTGGGCCAAATCTCCAGAGGCTTTGGCAGACCAGGTGGAATTGATTTGTGTGAACGTTACCGATACCCCGGATGTTGAGGCTGTGTTATTTGGTGCTGGAGGAATAGCAGGGCGGTCAGGCAGCTCACCTTTAGTGGTAGTGGATCATTCAACCATAAGCCCGGAAGCGACCCGGGGGTTTGCCAGGCGATTGAAAGATAGGAAAATAGATTTTCTTGATGCCCCAGTAACCGGTGGAGATATCGGTGCTCGGGATGCAACACTCTCCATTATGGTCGGTGGTGAGGAACCCGTCTTTATGCGTAGCTTGCCAGTTTTAAAGGCGGTTGGAAAAAAAATCACTTATGTTGGAGAAAATGGAGCAGGGCAGTTGTGTAAGGCTTGTAACCAGATAATGGGGGCGCTGAATCTGTTAGGAGTTTGTGAAGCGATGGCTCTGGCACAAAAAGGCGGGCTGGCTTTAAACAAGATGCTGGAGGTCACCGGCGCAGGCGCGGCGGGATCCTGGGCACTGGATAATCTGGGAAAACAGATTGCCGAAGGTGATATGGAGCCCGGTTTTATGGTTGACCTCATGCGAAAAGATCTGACTATTGTACAAAAAGAGGCGGCTGGTCTTGATCTCCCTTTATTGGGAGCTGGCATGGTGGAGCGTTTATTTCAGGCGGCCTCTGAAATGGGACATGGCCAAAAGGGGACCCAGGCCTTGAGCCGGGTGGTGGAGGCCACCGGAAAATTTAAGTTTGGAGAACGTCCAGGAGAGTAA
- a CDS encoding helix-turn-helix transcriptional regulator, protein MSTINIKEHNKLNDRLVFFRKNKGFTQKKLSELAGISEPTMNHYESGKRVPTVDTLLNLARILECDPGWLLTGGESPALKQEPASTVRKDTGGFVFVPQYDLGLLSNGASIQSSQVVDHLAFKRDWVVQELRSVPDQLLLIRCTGDAMEPTIKADDLLLVDRSPEKKREDGIFLIHIDGGLYVRRVERRLEGGLTIRGDKTGAAPEEKIPREKEKQLDLIGRIVWVGRRL, encoded by the coding sequence ATGTCAACAATAAACATTAAAGAACACAATAAACTAAACGATAGATTAGTTTTTTTTCGTAAAAACAAGGGGTTCACGCAGAAAAAATTATCTGAACTTGCAGGAATTTCCGAGCCGACGATGAACCACTATGAATCCGGCAAGCGGGTTCCCACGGTTGATACTCTCTTGAACTTGGCCAGAATTCTGGAATGCGACCCAGGTTGGCTGTTAACCGGGGGTGAATCACCTGCCCTTAAACAGGAGCCTGCCTCTACAGTTCGGAAAGATACAGGAGGATTCGTCTTTGTTCCCCAATATGACCTCGGGCTCTTGTCAAATGGCGCCTCGATTCAATCCAGTCAGGTGGTTGATCATCTTGCCTTCAAACGGGATTGGGTTGTTCAGGAACTGCGATCCGTCCCCGATCAACTACTGTTAATTCGGTGCACTGGTGACGCTATGGAACCCACCATTAAAGCGGATGACCTCCTGCTGGTCGATCGGTCCCCTGAAAAAAAACGTGAGGATGGTATTTTCCTAATCCATATTGACGGCGGGCTTTATGTCAGGCGGGTGGAACGCCGCCTCGAAGGAGGATTGACAATTCGCGGGGACAAGACCGGGGCAGCCCCTGAAGAAAAAATTCCACGGGAAAAAGAAAAACAACTCGACCTTATCGGCCGCATCGTTTGGGTTGGAAGGCGTCTGTAG
- a CDS encoding VacJ family lipoprotein: MELKTLSGSTILILSLLATPGLSMTSDSSFMNHSEQSIAGDDLLAKEIDIHLEKKTKPKKDEPGIQMEKKMPESPRAEPEEEFEDDPFASGEKEDKAEKDEDNLEGVNRAMHDVNDTIYQYFFRPLAKGYKEVMPDDGRKVLTNVFDNLKAPAKLVSSAIQGDTDKSGRVVSRFLINTTAGMGGMLDVAGEEYEIENVNEDFDQALASSGVESGDYLVLPVLGPTTTRGVVGRVVDTALNPLTYTGAGFFVNAAVNTTERVNETSGHIDDIDELNKSAIDPYEAQRHFYLELREKQIKE, translated from the coding sequence ATGGAGCTCAAAACATTATCAGGCAGCACCATTCTGATTTTGAGTTTACTGGCGACGCCAGGATTGAGCATGACTTCTGATAGTTCATTTATGAACCATTCGGAGCAGTCCATTGCAGGGGATGACTTGCTTGCAAAAGAAATAGATATCCATTTGGAAAAAAAAACAAAGCCGAAAAAGGATGAACCAGGCATTCAAATGGAAAAGAAAATGCCAGAATCTCCCCGGGCTGAGCCGGAAGAGGAGTTTGAAGATGATCCTTTTGCTTCAGGGGAAAAAGAGGACAAGGCCGAAAAAGATGAGGATAATCTGGAAGGGGTCAATCGTGCCATGCACGATGTCAACGATACGATCTACCAATATTTTTTTCGTCCATTGGCAAAAGGTTATAAGGAAGTCATGCCAGATGACGGTCGCAAAGTTCTTACCAATGTATTCGATAATCTGAAAGCACCGGCCAAACTGGTCAGCAGTGCCATTCAGGGGGATACAGATAAATCCGGACGGGTAGTGAGCCGTTTTCTCATCAACACGACAGCAGGTATGGGCGGTATGCTGGATGTTGCGGGCGAAGAGTATGAAATTGAAAATGTAAATGAAGACTTTGACCAGGCTCTGGCGTCCAGCGGAGTGGAGTCCGGAGACTATCTTGTCCTGCCTGTTCTCGGGCCAACAACCACCCGCGGTGTTGTAGGAAGGGTAGTGGACACGGCTCTAAACCCTCTCACTTATACGGGCGCTGGATTTTTTGTCAATGCGGCTGTTAACACAACAGAGCGGGTAAATGAAACCTCCGGTCATATCGACGACATTGATGAGCTTAACAAAAGTGCTATTGACCCTTACGAAGCGCAACGCCACTTTTATCTTGAATTGCGGGAAAAACAGATCAAGGAATAG
- a CDS encoding IS481 family transposase: MTTVNKVARRKLSMLELAGELGNISKACKIMGYSRTQFYEIRRNYQTYGAEGLIDRLPGAKSPHPNRVSEEIEKAVLDYSLKHPSHGCLRVAQDLMLSGINVSSGGVRGVWSRHNLLQKHQRFLRLEQSIKGKKIDLTEDQIRALERFSPEFRDRHIETRHTGDLVAVDTFIVGTLKGVGRVYLQSVIDCYSRYAWGRLYTSKLPVTAVQTLNNEVLPFFESHDARIATILSDNGREFCGRKDRHPYELFLQLEQIEHRTTKVRRPQSNGFVERLHRTLLDEHFRIMGRKKWYESVEEMQKDLDTYFIHYNTKRPHQGRNMNGRTPETVFKEGLPKPDKTQEQKIKKTAKLAA; encoded by the coding sequence ATGACCACCGTGAACAAGGTAGCACGAAGGAAACTGTCCATGCTAGAGCTGGCAGGTGAACTGGGCAATATCAGTAAAGCCTGCAAGATAATGGGCTATTCCCGCACCCAGTTCTACGAGATACGCCGCAACTACCAGACCTATGGTGCAGAGGGTCTCATCGACCGTCTGCCTGGTGCCAAAAGCCCCCATCCCAACCGGGTCTCTGAGGAGATTGAGAAGGCGGTTCTGGACTATTCCCTGAAACATCCTTCTCATGGTTGCCTGCGGGTGGCCCAGGACCTGATGCTTTCCGGAATCAACGTTTCCTCTGGCGGCGTCCGGGGTGTGTGGAGCCGTCACAACCTCTTGCAGAAACATCAACGATTCCTGAGATTGGAACAATCGATCAAGGGCAAGAAGATCGACCTGACCGAAGATCAGATTCGTGCGTTAGAAAGGTTCAGTCCGGAGTTTCGAGACCGCCACATCGAAACCCGGCACACCGGTGACCTGGTGGCGGTGGACACCTTCATAGTCGGAACCTTGAAAGGCGTAGGCCGTGTGTACCTCCAGTCTGTCATCGATTGCTACAGCCGGTATGCATGGGGAAGGCTCTACACCAGCAAGCTTCCGGTTACCGCAGTCCAGACGCTTAACAACGAGGTACTCCCGTTCTTTGAATCTCACGATGCCAGGATCGCGACCATCTTGAGTGACAACGGCAGAGAGTTTTGTGGACGAAAAGACCGCCACCCTTACGAACTGTTTTTGCAGTTAGAACAGATCGAACACCGCACCACAAAAGTCCGTCGTCCCCAGAGCAACGGCTTTGTTGAACGCCTTCACAGAACCCTGCTTGACGAGCACTTCCGCATCATGGGAAGAAAGAAATGGTACGAGTCTGTTGAGGAAATGCAGAAGGACCTCGACACCTACTTCATCCACTACAACACCAAGCGTCCTCATCAGGGCAGAAATATGAACGGCAGGACACCGGAAACCGTCTTCAAGGAAGGTCTTCCAAAACCAGATAAAACACAGGAGCAAAAAATAAAAAAGACGGCTAAATTAGCCGCCTAA